In Raphanus sativus cultivar WK10039 chromosome 5, ASM80110v3, whole genome shotgun sequence, the following proteins share a genomic window:
- the LOC108849896 gene encoding glutathione hydrolase 1-like has protein sequence MWLVRAGTIAILIIAFLQSAAAKDRPHSIVKCHGAVATDDGRCSKIGMEILRQGGNAIDASVAAALCLGVVSPASSGIGGGAFIVVKMAGGKEVAYDSRETAPLRATENMYGGNLDLKKKGALSVGVPGEVAGLFTAWKHHGKLPWKQLVSPAKELAARGFKITKYLYMQMNATRDHILADKGFSELFVSNGELKKPGTLCRNPKMALTLSQIAKYGPKAFYNGTVGVNLVRDILKSGGIITLKDLQSYRVKVKEPLSNDILGYRLLGMPPPSSGGAAMVLILNILSQYGVPSGVSGSLGVHRLVEALKHAFAIRMNLGDPDFVDVTNVVSDMLSPKFAQYLKKKINDKKTFDPKYYGGKWNQIKDHGTSHLSIIDHERNCVSMTCTINAYFGALILSPSTGIVLNNEMDDFSIPLKSFDDSDVPPPAPANFIRPGKRPLSSMTPTIVLKDGKVKAAVGASGGMYIIAGTTEVFLNHFFRNMDPLSSVVAPRIYHQLIPNRVLYENWTTAYNDHFEIPKETRRVLEKKGHALTPFAGGTISQFIVQESDGKLVAVSDPRKGGFPSGY, from the exons ATGTGGCTCGTTCGAGCAGGGACGATCGCTATTCTCATTATCGCGTTTCTGCAAAGTGCTGCGGCTAAGGACAGACCGCACAGTATTGTAAAGTGTCATGGTGCGGTTGCTACAGACGATGGACGGTGTTCTAAAATAGGAATGGAAATTCTTCGTCAAGGAGGAAACGCTATTGATGCGTCTGTGGCCGCTGCTCTCTGTTTGGGCGTTGTGAGTCCAGCGTCTAGCGGTATAGGCGGTGGAGCATTTATAGTGGTTAAGATGGCTGGTGGGAAGGAAGTGGCTTATGATTCTAGAGAAACTGCTCCTCTCCGTGCCACTGAG AATATGTATGGAGGCAATCTTGATCTAAAAAAGAAAGGAGCGTTATCAGTAGGAGTTCCCGGGGAAGTTGCTGGTCTATTCACGGCTTGGAAACATCATGGAAAGCTACCTTGGAAGCAGTTAGTTAGTCCCGCAAAGGAACTCGCAGCTAGAGGTTTCAAAATTACAAAGTATCTCTATATGCAAATGAACGCAACCAGGGACCATATCCTAGCAGACAAAGGTTTCTCCGAACTGTTTGTTTCAAACGGAGAGCTCAAGAAACCAGGAACACTTTGCCGGAACCCAAAAATGGCTTTAACTTTGAGTCAAATTGCAAAGTATGGTCCAAAAGCGTTTTACAATGGAACGGTTGGGGTTAACCTGGTGAGAGATATACTTAAATCTGGAGGGATAATAACTTTGAAAGATCTACAAAGTTATAGAGTTAAGGTTAAAGAACCATTATCTAATGATATTCTTGGATACCGTTTACTCGGGATGCCTCCTCCTTCATCCGGTGGCGCTGCAATGGTCCTT ATTTTGAACATTCTTTCTCAATATGGGGTTCCATCAGGTGTATCAGGCTCTCTCGGTGTTCATCGATTAGTCGAGGCTCTGAAACATGCTTTTGCAATTAGAATGAACCTTGGAGATCCAGATTTCGTTGATGTTACCAACGTTGTTTCGGATATGTTGTCTCCAAAGTTTGCACAATACTTGAAAAAGAAGATAAACGACAAGAAAACCTTTGATCCAAAATATTATGGTGGCAA GTGGAATCAGATCAAAGATCATGGAACAAGCCACTTGTCGATAATAGATCATGAGAGGAATTGTGTTTCAATGACTTGTACAATAAACGCTTACTTTGGGGCGTTGATACTGTCTCCTAGCACGGGAATCGTTCTGAACAACGAAATGGACGATTTCTCGATCCCGTTGAAGTCCTTCGATGACTCAGATGTGCCTCCACCAGCACCTGCTAACTTCATCCGTCCAGGGAAACGACCTTTGTCATCCATGACTCCCACCATTGTACTCAAG GATGGCAAAGTTAAAGCCGCGGTGGGAGCAAGCGGAGGAATGTATATAATCGCTGGAACAACTGAAGTTTTCTTGAATCATTTTTTCCGCAACATGGATCCTCTTTCTTCTGTCGTGGCTCCAAGAATCTACCATCAG TTGATACCAAACAGAGTTTTGTATGAGAACTGGA CGACGGCTTACAATGATCATTTCGAGATACCTAAAGAGACAAGACGTGTGTTGGAGAAGAAAGGTCATGCCCTAACGCCGTTTGCTGGAGGGACGATTTCTCAGTTCATAGTTCAAGAATCTGATGGGAAGCTTGTGGCTGTAAGTGATCCAAGAAAAGGAGGGTTCCCTTCAGGATATTGA
- the LOC108853165 gene encoding glutathione hydrolase 1-like — translation MTLMRTAKIVLLLIAFLKNAAAHKRQQSIVVYHGAVATDDGRCSEIGMKVLRKGGNAIDASVAAALCLGVVSPGSSGIGGGSFAVVKTSEGKEVAYDSREVAPLRATENMYDGDQDLKKKGALSIAVPGEVAGLFTAWTQHGKLAWKKLVSPARKLAAKGFKISKYLYMQMNGTRDDILADKGLSELFASNGELKKPGTIIRNSKLAFTLKQIGKYGPKAFYNGTVGDNLVSDIQKSGGIITLKDLQSYRVKVKKTLSTDILGYRLLGMPPPSSGGLAVVLVLNILSQYGIPSGVSGPLGVHRLVEALKHAFAIRMNLGDPDFVDVTKVVSDMLSPKFAQDLKKKISDERTFKPKHYGAKWNELQDHGTSHLSIIDKDGNAVSMTNTVNYFFGALMLSPSTGIVLNNEMDDFSIPMKSVGDHNVPPPAPANFIRPGKRPLSSMAPTIVLKDGKVKAAVGASGGIFIIAGTTEVFLNHFFLKMDPLSSVLAPRIYHQLIPNRVLYENWTTVYDDHFEIPKETRRVLEKKGHVVTPIAGGMISQFVVQESDGKLVAVSDPRKGGFPSGY, via the exons ATGACTCTAATGCGAACAGCAAAGATCGTGCTTCTCCTAATCGCGTTTTTGAAAAACGCTGCGGCTCATAAAAGACAGCAAAGTATTGTTGTGTATCATGGGGCGGTTGCAACGGACGATGGACGGTGTTCTGAAATCGGGATGAAAGTTCTTCGAAAAGGAGGAAACGCTATTGATGCATCGGTCGCTGCTGCTCTTTGTTTGGGCGTTGTGAGTCCAGGATCTAGCGGTATAGGCGGTGGATCGTTTGCAGTGGTTAAGACAAGTGAAGGGAAGGAAGTTGCTTATGATTCTAGAGAGGTTGCTCCTCTACGCGCCACTGAG AATATGTATGATGGTGATCAAGACCTAAAGAAGAAAGGAGCCTTATCAATAGCCGTTCCTGGGGAAGTCGCGGGTTTATTCACGGCTTGGACACAACACGGGAAACTGGCGTGGAAGAAATTAGTTAGTCCCGCAAGGAAACTGGCAGCTAAAGGATTCAAGATTTCAAAGTATCTCTACATGCAGATGAACGGGACTAGAGATGATATCTTAGCAGACAAAGGTCTGTCTGAGCTATTTGCTTCAAATGGGGAGCTCAAAAAGCCAGGGACTATTATCCGTAATTCAAAATTGGCTTTTACACTGAAACAAATCGGTAAATATGGTCCAAAAGCGTTTTACAATGGTACGGTTGGTGATAATTTGGTGAGTGATATACAAAAGTCTGGAGGGATAATAACTTTGAAAGATCTACAAAGTTATAGagttaaagttaaaaaaacattatctaCTGATATTCTTGGATACCGATTACTCGGTATGCCTCCTCCTTCCTCTGGTGGCCTTGCTGTGGTGCTT GTTTTGAATATTCTTTCACAATATGGGATTCCATCGGGTGTTTCGGGCCCTCTCGGTGTTCATCGATTAGTCGAGGCTCTGAAACACGCATTTGCAATTAGAATGAACCTTGGGGATCCGGATTTCGTCGATGTTACTAAGGTTGTTTCGGATATGTTGTCTCCAAAGTTTGCACAAGACTTAAAGAAAAAGATTAGCGATGAGAGAACCTTTAAGCCCAAACATTATGGCGCCAA GTGGAATGAGCTTCAGGATCACGGGACGAGCCATTTGTCGATAATAGACAAGGATGGAAATGCTGTTTCGATGACCAATACAGTAAACTATTTCTTTGGGGCACTAATGCTGTCTCCGAGCACCGGAATCGTTCTGAACAACGAAATGGATGATTTCTCGATCCCCATGAAGTCTGTCGGTGACCACAATGTGCCGCCACCAGCACCGGCTAACTTCATCCGTCCAGGGAAACGGCCTTTGTCCTCAATGGCTCCCACCATTGTACTTAAG GACGGTAAAGTTAAAGCCGCGGTGGGTGCAAGCGGAGGAATATTTATCATCGCTGGAACAACGGAAGTTTTCTTGAATCATTTCTTCCTCAAAATGGATCCTCTCTCTTCAGTCTTGGCTCCAAGAATCTACCACCAG TTGATACCAAACAGAGTTTTGTATGAGAACTGGACTACTGTTTACGATGATCATTTCGAGATTCCTAAAGAGACAAGACGTGTGTTGGAGAAGAAAGGTCATGTCGTAACGCCGATTGCTGGTGGGATGATTTCTCAGTTCGTAGTTCAAGAATCCGATGGGAAGCTTGTGGCTGTGAGTGATCCAAGAAAAGGAGGGTTCccttcaggatattga
- the LOC108853342 gene encoding ACD11 homolog protein-like, producing MEEEEEEEDDTFEDAVCNKTPARVTNDAVCNKIPARVNTPLSIITEAFENLADQLKPDITTEEDGLKLDAFCNACTHVSVLFSCLGFAFKFAEMEYISKVNDLVEASKTLDTLQNILDLDVEKDTVKTPGSRSRNLRRVRLGLDLIRAIFEKFLMTDEYSLKDAATTAYTEVCAPFHTWAVRTAVYAGMYTLPTRDQLLLRLNETEQSVEKNMRRYMEASRPIIEYIDKLYIERNIKLDW from the coding sequence atggaggaggaagaagaggaggaagacgaCACGTTCGAGGATGCCGTGTGTAACAAAACACCAGCCAGAGTCACGAACGATGCCGTGTGCAACAAGATACCAGCCAGAGTCAACACCCCTTTGTCTATTATCACCGAGGCGTTCGAAAATCTAGCTGATCAGCTGAAACCGGACATAACCACCGAAGAAGACGGACTTAAGCTTGATGCTTTCTGCAATGCGTGTACTCATGTCTCTGTCCTCTTCAGCTGCCTCGGATTCGCCTTCAAATTCGCTGAGATGGAGTACATCTCCAAAGTTAACGATTTGGTTGAAGCTTCGAAAACATTGGACAcgttacaaaatattttggacCTAGACGTGGAGAAAGATACGGTGAAAACACCAGGTAGTCGTTCGCGTAACCTAAGACGCGTGAGACTAGGGTTAGACCTAATCCGAGCAATTTTCGAGAAGTTCTTGATGACAGATGAGTACTCTTTGAAAGACGCTGCGACAACAGCTTACACGGAAGTATGCGCACCGTTTCATACATGGGCTGTTAGAACCGCGGTTTACGCGGGAATGTATACGCTTCCAACGAGGGATCAGCTTCTGTTACGGCTCAATGAGACTGAACAATCTGTTGAGAAGAACATGAGGAGGTACATGGAAGCGTCACGACCCATCATAGAGTATATTGACAAACTTTACATTGAAAGGAACATTAAACTCGACTGGTAA
- the LOC108859590 gene encoding early nodulin-like protein 16, protein MARTAVMAALVVVAFLAVEVAAKKWTVGDNKFWNPNVNYTVWAQDKHFYLDDWLYFVYERKQYNVIEVNETNYISCNSNNPIANWTHGAGRDVVHLNVTRHYYLISGDGGGCYGGMKLAVLVEKPPPSPAPAPSKNIARRAFTVSGFAPQFVIPVAVFAAIGLVWDNVVLPFW, encoded by the exons ATGGCGAGAACTGCGGTGATGGCTGCGCTAGTGGTGGTTGCTTTTCTTGCGGTGGAAGTGGCGGCGAAGAAATGGACGGTGGGAGATAACAAGTTCTGGAATCCCAATGTCAATTATACCGTTTGGGCTCAGGACAAACATTTCTACCTCGACGACTGGCTCT ATTTTGTGTACGAGAGAAAGCAATACAACGTTATAGAAGTGAACGAGACCAACTACATTAGCTGCAACTCCAATAACCCCATCGCTAACTGGACTCATGGAGCCGGAAGGGATGTCGTTCATCTCAATGTGACCAGGCATTACTATCTCATTAGCGGTGACGGTGGTGGCTGTTACGGCGGTATGAAGCTCGCTGTTTTAGTTGAGAAGCCTCCTCCTTCACCAGCTCCAGCACCTAGCAAAAACATTGCAAGAAGAGCCTTCACCGTCTCAGGTTTTGCTCCTCAGTTTGTTATTCCAGTAGCTGTATTTGCAGCAATCGGGTTAGTGTGGGACAATGTGGTACTGCCGTTTTGGTAG
- the LOC108862892 gene encoding probable galacturonosyltransferase 13 isoform X1, with product MQLHISPSMRSLTISSSNEFFDSMKIKVAPPLISYRTLFHTILILAFLLPFVFILTALVTLEGVNKCSSIDCLGRRLGPRLLGRVDDSEQRLVRDFYKILNEVSTQEIPDGLKLPNSFRQLVSDMKNYHYDAKTFSLVLRAMIEKFERDMRESKFAELMNKHFAASSIPKGIHCLSLRLTDEYSSNAHARRQLPSPERLPVLSDNSYHHFVLATDNILAASVVVSSAVQSSSKPEKIVFHVITDKKTYAGMHSWFALNSVAPAIVEVKSVHQFDWLTRENVPVLEAVETHHGIRNYYHGNHIAGANLSETTPRKFASKLQSRSPKYISLLNHLRIYLPELFPNLDKVVFLDDDIVIQRDLSPLWDIDLHGKVNGAVETCRGEDEWVMSKRLRNYFNFSHPLIAKHLDPEECAWAYGMNIFDLRTWRKTDIRETYHSWLKANLKSNLTMWKLGTLPPALIAFKGHVQAIDSSWHMLGLGYQSNTNIENVKKAAVIHYNGQSKPWLEIGFEHLRPFWTKYVNYSNDFIRNCHILE from the exons ATGCAACTTCACATATCGCCAAGCATGAGAAGCCTCACGATCTCCAGCAGCAATGAGTTTTTTGATTCGATGAAGATCAAAGTCGCACCTCCTCTCATCTCTTACCGAACTCTCTTCCACACTATCCTGATCCTCGCCTTCCTCTTGCCTTTCGTCTTCATCCTCACCGCCCTTGTCACCCTTGAAGGTGTCAACAAGTGCTCCTCCATTG ATTGTTTAGGGAGGCGGTTAGGACCACGTCTTCTTGGTAGGGTAGATGATTCAGAG CAGAGACTAGTTAGAGACTTTTACAAAATTCTAAACGAAGTAAGCACTCAAGAGATTCCTGATGGTTTAAAGCTTCCTAATTCTTTTCGCCAACTTGTTTCCGATATGAAGAACTACCACTACGATGCCAAAACATTCTCCCTCGTTCTTCGAGCTATG ATTGAGAAGTTTGAAAGGGATATGAGGGAATCCAAATTTGCGGAGCTGATGAACAAACACTTTGCAGCAAGCTCTATTCCTAAAGGAATTCACTGCCTCTCCTTAAGACTAACCGATGAATATTCCTCCAATGCTCACGCTCGGAGACAGCTTCCTTCCCCTGAGCGTCTCCCCGTTCTCTCCGACAACTCTTACCACCATTTCGTCCTAGCTACAGACAACATTTTGGCTGCATCGGTTGTGGTCTCATCCGCTGTTCAGTCATCTTCGAAGCCTGAGAAAATTGTCTTCCATGTTATCACCGACAAGAAAACCTATGCGGGGATGCATTCTTGGTTTGCGCTCAACTCCGTGGCTCCTGCCATCGTTGAAGTCAAAAGCGTTCATCAGTTCGACTGGCTGACAAGAGAGAATGTTCCTGTTCTCGAAGCTGTGGAAACCCATCACGGTATAAGAAACTATTACCATGGGAATCATATTGCTGGTGCAAACCTCAGTGAAACAACTCCAAGAAAATTCGCTTCCAAGTTGCAATCGAGAAGTCCCAAATACATATCTTTGCTCAACCATCTTAGAATATATCTACCAGag CTGTTTCCAAACTTGGACAAGGTAGTGTTCTTAGATGATGATATAGTGATTCAGAGAGATCTATCTCCTCTTTGGGATATTGATCTTCACGGGAAGGTAAATGGAGCTGTGGAGACTTGTCGAGGAGAAGACGAATGGGTTATGTCAAAGCGTCTCAGGAACTACTTCAACTTCTCTCACCCTCTCATAGCAAAGCATTTGGATCCGGAAGAATGTGCTTGGGCTTATGGAATGAATATCTTTGATCTACGGACTTGGAGGAAGACAGATATCAGAGAAACGTATCATTCTTGGCTAAAAGCG AATCTGAAGTCGAATCTAACAATGTGGAAACTGGGGACATTGCCTCCAGCTCTGATTGCATTTAAAGGTCATGTTCAGGCAATAGATTCGTCTTGGCATATGCTTGGATTAGGATACCAGAGCAATACCAACATAGAAAATGTGAAGAAAGCTGCAGTGATCCACTACAATGGCCAATCAAAGCCGTGGCTGGAGATAGGTTTTGAGCATCTGAGGCCGTTCTGGACAAAATATGTGAACTACTCCAATGATTTCATTAGGAATTGTCATATCTTGGAATAA
- the LOC108862892 gene encoding probable galacturonosyltransferase 13 isoform X2 — MQLHISPSMRSLTISSSNEFFDSMKIKVAPPLISYRTLFHTILILAFLLPFVFILTALVTLEGVNKCSSIDCLGRRLGPRLLGRVDDSERLVRDFYKILNEVSTQEIPDGLKLPNSFRQLVSDMKNYHYDAKTFSLVLRAMIEKFERDMRESKFAELMNKHFAASSIPKGIHCLSLRLTDEYSSNAHARRQLPSPERLPVLSDNSYHHFVLATDNILAASVVVSSAVQSSSKPEKIVFHVITDKKTYAGMHSWFALNSVAPAIVEVKSVHQFDWLTRENVPVLEAVETHHGIRNYYHGNHIAGANLSETTPRKFASKLQSRSPKYISLLNHLRIYLPELFPNLDKVVFLDDDIVIQRDLSPLWDIDLHGKVNGAVETCRGEDEWVMSKRLRNYFNFSHPLIAKHLDPEECAWAYGMNIFDLRTWRKTDIRETYHSWLKANLKSNLTMWKLGTLPPALIAFKGHVQAIDSSWHMLGLGYQSNTNIENVKKAAVIHYNGQSKPWLEIGFEHLRPFWTKYVNYSNDFIRNCHILE, encoded by the exons ATGCAACTTCACATATCGCCAAGCATGAGAAGCCTCACGATCTCCAGCAGCAATGAGTTTTTTGATTCGATGAAGATCAAAGTCGCACCTCCTCTCATCTCTTACCGAACTCTCTTCCACACTATCCTGATCCTCGCCTTCCTCTTGCCTTTCGTCTTCATCCTCACCGCCCTTGTCACCCTTGAAGGTGTCAACAAGTGCTCCTCCATTG ATTGTTTAGGGAGGCGGTTAGGACCACGTCTTCTTGGTAGGGTAGATGATTCAGAG AGACTAGTTAGAGACTTTTACAAAATTCTAAACGAAGTAAGCACTCAAGAGATTCCTGATGGTTTAAAGCTTCCTAATTCTTTTCGCCAACTTGTTTCCGATATGAAGAACTACCACTACGATGCCAAAACATTCTCCCTCGTTCTTCGAGCTATG ATTGAGAAGTTTGAAAGGGATATGAGGGAATCCAAATTTGCGGAGCTGATGAACAAACACTTTGCAGCAAGCTCTATTCCTAAAGGAATTCACTGCCTCTCCTTAAGACTAACCGATGAATATTCCTCCAATGCTCACGCTCGGAGACAGCTTCCTTCCCCTGAGCGTCTCCCCGTTCTCTCCGACAACTCTTACCACCATTTCGTCCTAGCTACAGACAACATTTTGGCTGCATCGGTTGTGGTCTCATCCGCTGTTCAGTCATCTTCGAAGCCTGAGAAAATTGTCTTCCATGTTATCACCGACAAGAAAACCTATGCGGGGATGCATTCTTGGTTTGCGCTCAACTCCGTGGCTCCTGCCATCGTTGAAGTCAAAAGCGTTCATCAGTTCGACTGGCTGACAAGAGAGAATGTTCCTGTTCTCGAAGCTGTGGAAACCCATCACGGTATAAGAAACTATTACCATGGGAATCATATTGCTGGTGCAAACCTCAGTGAAACAACTCCAAGAAAATTCGCTTCCAAGTTGCAATCGAGAAGTCCCAAATACATATCTTTGCTCAACCATCTTAGAATATATCTACCAGag CTGTTTCCAAACTTGGACAAGGTAGTGTTCTTAGATGATGATATAGTGATTCAGAGAGATCTATCTCCTCTTTGGGATATTGATCTTCACGGGAAGGTAAATGGAGCTGTGGAGACTTGTCGAGGAGAAGACGAATGGGTTATGTCAAAGCGTCTCAGGAACTACTTCAACTTCTCTCACCCTCTCATAGCAAAGCATTTGGATCCGGAAGAATGTGCTTGGGCTTATGGAATGAATATCTTTGATCTACGGACTTGGAGGAAGACAGATATCAGAGAAACGTATCATTCTTGGCTAAAAGCG AATCTGAAGTCGAATCTAACAATGTGGAAACTGGGGACATTGCCTCCAGCTCTGATTGCATTTAAAGGTCATGTTCAGGCAATAGATTCGTCTTGGCATATGCTTGGATTAGGATACCAGAGCAATACCAACATAGAAAATGTGAAGAAAGCTGCAGTGATCCACTACAATGGCCAATCAAAGCCGTGGCTGGAGATAGGTTTTGAGCATCTGAGGCCGTTCTGGACAAAATATGTGAACTACTCCAATGATTTCATTAGGAATTGTCATATCTTGGAATAA